One stretch of Tepiditoga spiralis DNA includes these proteins:
- a CDS encoding GAF and HD-GYP domain-containing protein, translating to MTIFEKIRIIYPKIIGIKINNKIIGIQSKNFEKLTINNKNLILFIENNTSLSDFEKKSLKVMLKNSDLNDIRNIKIDISKFFNIIKILNKQYKLENLLKKIEESLCNLLGSEGSSILLYNKEKKVLNFFITSGGASGKIETIDVPIDNSVAGYIFKNEKTFVANNTEELPFHFKKTDKKSGFTTKNIIGTPIIFHDEIIGVLESVNKENGFTEEDKNIIEVFSKIISNKLLNSRLYKEISDTTKSIILSFATAIDLRDNYTHLHSQNVTGYGVAIAKEMGHSDDFIESIEIAGLVHDIGKIGIPDEILNKKGKLTSQEFEIIKSHTIMGADILSEVEFINDKILCGPLEHHEKLDGSGYPYGKKEEELSEIGKILAIADIYDALTTKRSYKEPWPVEKAINLLRENQETKYYKKAIDALERYLQKKSA from the coding sequence ATGACCATTTTTGAAAAAATAAGAATTATATATCCTAAAATAATTGGTATAAAAATAAACAATAAAATAATAGGTATTCAATCCAAAAATTTTGAAAAATTAACTATCAATAATAAAAATTTAATTTTATTTATTGAAAATAATACTTCTTTGAGTGACTTTGAAAAAAAGTCACTCAAAGTAATGTTAAAAAATAGTGATTTAAACGATATCCGTAATATAAAAATTGATATTTCAAAATTTTTTAATATAATAAAAATTTTAAATAAACAGTATAAACTTGAAAACTTATTAAAAAAAATTGAAGAAAGTTTATGTAACTTACTTGGAAGTGAAGGTTCTTCTATACTTTTATACAACAAAGAAAAAAAAGTATTGAACTTTTTTATAACTTCTGGTGGTGCAAGTGGAAAAATAGAAACAATAGATGTTCCAATTGATAATTCTGTTGCAGGATACATTTTTAAAAATGAAAAAACTTTTGTAGCAAATAATACTGAAGAATTACCCTTCCATTTTAAAAAAACAGATAAAAAAAGTGGTTTTACTACTAAAAATATAATTGGAACACCAATAATATTTCACGATGAAATTATAGGTGTTTTAGAATCAGTAAATAAAGAAAATGGATTTACAGAAGAAGATAAAAATATAATTGAAGTATTTTCAAAAATAATATCAAATAAACTTCTAAATTCAAGATTATATAAAGAAATTTCAGATACAACAAAATCAATAATATTGTCTTTTGCAACTGCTATTGACCTTAGGGATAATTATACTCATCTTCATTCACAAAATGTAACTGGGTATGGTGTTGCAATAGCAAAAGAAATGGGACATTCTGATGATTTTATTGAATCGATAGAAATTGCTGGTCTTGTACATGATATAGGCAAAATTGGTATACCTGATGAAATTTTAAATAAAAAAGGAAAATTAACTTCTCAAGAATTTGAAATAATAAAATCACATACTATTATGGGTGCAGATATATTGTCAGAAGTTGAATTTATAAATGATAAAATTCTTTGTGGACCGCTTGAACATCATGAAAAATTAGATGGTTCCGGATATCCTTATGGAAAAAAAGAAGAAGAATTATCTGAAATAGGGAAGATATTAGCTATAGCTGATATTTATGATGCTTTAACAACTAAACGTTCTTACAAAGAACCTTGGCCTGTTGAAAAAGCAATTAATTTATTAAGAGAAAATCAAGAAACAAAATACTACAAAAAAGCTATTGATGCTTTAGAAAGATATTTACAAAAAAAGAGTGCTTAA
- a CDS encoding HD domain-containing protein — translation MGIGKFLLELTNLFTIYRWNNRPGIIRFTEADNAFHTTTLSLFAMNDLNAEDTINMVHNKIIKEIPKIILSDVSLETKNKIKSINPTIWNDVINESYKDLNLILDNENLSKKLFIEKNINEEINKTTDLVKLLVSKKEVELNERVFPEYYSLPKKEIDEEIKKINTNFSKKVFSISDYLLNSTIRLNTMIRWNKNHRNVRSSVSSHSFYVLITAYILALNNDVNGELLKEIMIASILHDIPEAFTGDVITPTKRKVKGLESLIGKVEDTFVDEWSTLNPNINEIMKKYKNYMLEPFNKEYGRYVRSADLLAAMNECAAEIITGNQDDIFRKAFFTSKKELKIISPYDLSDILDEIEYNTFK, via the coding sequence ATGGGAATAGGTAAATTTTTGCTAGAATTAACTAATTTATTTACCATTTATAGATGGAACAATAGGCCTGGTATAATTAGATTCACAGAAGCAGATAATGCATTTCATACAACAACATTAAGTTTATTTGCTATGAATGATTTAAATGCTGAAGATACTATAAACATGGTTCACAATAAAATTATAAAAGAAATTCCAAAAATAATTTTATCTGATGTTTCACTCGAAACAAAAAATAAAATAAAATCTATAAATCCAACTATATGGAATGATGTAATTAATGAATCTTATAAAGATTTAAATTTAATTTTAGATAATGAAAATTTGTCTAAAAAATTATTTATTGAAAAAAATATTAATGAAGAAATTAATAAAACAACTGATTTAGTTAAATTATTAGTATCAAAAAAAGAAGTGGAATTAAACGAAAGAGTATTTCCCGAATATTATTCATTACCAAAAAAAGAAATTGATGAGGAAATAAAAAAAATAAATACGAACTTTTCAAAAAAAGTTTTTTCCATTTCAGACTATTTATTAAATTCAACTATAAGATTAAATACTATGATTAGATGGAATAAAAACCATAGGAATGTTAGAAGTAGTGTATCTTCTCATTCATTTTATGTGTTAATAACAGCATATATACTTGCATTAAATAATGATGTGAATGGAGAATTATTAAAAGAAATAATGATTGCTTCTATACTTCATGATATACCAGAAGCTTTTACAGGAGATGTAATAACACCAACTAAAAGAAAAGTTAAAGGATTAGAATCTTTAATTGGTAAGGTTGAAGATACATTCGTAGATGAATGGTCAACATTAAATCCTAATATAAACGAAATAATGAAAAAGTATAAAAATTATATGTTAGAACCATTCAATAAAGAGTATGGACGTTATGTACGTTCTGCCGATTTATTAGCTGCTATGAATGAATGTGCAGCTGAAATAATAACAGGTAATCAAGATGATATTTTTAGAAAAGCTTTTTTTACATCTAAAAAAGAATTGAAAATTATATCTCCATATGATCTTTCGGATATTTTAGATGAAATAGAATACAATACCTTTAAATAA
- the dtd gene encoding D-aminoacyl-tRNA deacylase, producing the protein MRAVIQRVLNASVAVDEKTVGSIKNGILVLLGISPEDTEKDIKWLADKILGLRIFEDEQEKMNKSLLDINGELLIISQFTLYGDCRKGKRPSFTLSAKPELAKKMYDKFVNYIINNYDIKVETGIFQADMKVSLVNDGPVTFMLDSTKLF; encoded by the coding sequence TTGAGGGCAGTTATTCAAAGAGTTTTAAATGCTTCGGTTGCTGTTGATGAAAAGACTGTTGGAAGTATAAAAAATGGTATTTTAGTATTATTAGGGATTTCTCCAGAAGATACTGAAAAAGATATAAAATGGTTGGCAGATAAAATATTGGGATTGAGAATTTTTGAAGATGAACAAGAAAAAATGAATAAATCGTTATTGGATATAAATGGAGAATTATTGATAATTTCTCAATTTACACTATATGGAGATTGTAGAAAAGGAAAGAGACCTTCATTTACTTTATCTGCAAAACCAGAATTAGCAAAGAAAATGTACGATAAATTTGTAAATTATATAATAAATAATTATGATATAAAAGTAGAGACGGGGATTTTTCAAGCTGATATGAAAGTTAGTTTGGTAAATGATGGACCTGTCACTTTTATGCTTGATTCTACAAAATTATTCTAA
- the glpK gene encoding glycerol kinase GlpK — translation MKEYVGAIDQGTTSTRFIVFNKMGEIVGVDQLEHEQIYPESGWVEHNPLEIWEKTQKVIVGGLSNAGITMHDLAAVGITNQRETTILWNKKTGKPYYNAIVWQDVRTREFCKTLNSVEKIKKLTGLPINTYFSASKINWILNNVKGIKEDIKKGEVLFGNIDTWIIWNLTGGVDGGIHVTDVTNASRTLLMNINTLKWDEELLKIFDIPKNILPEIKASSEIYGTSSGLLEGVPVSGDLGDQQAALFGQLCFEKGDVKNTYGTGCFMLLNTGEKPVFSNNGLLTTVGYKLKNEKAVYCLEGSVAIAGALVQWLRDNLGIIKKSSDIEKLANKVENNGGIYFVPAFSGLFAPYWRDDARGTIVGMTRYVNKNHIARASLEATAYQTKDVLNAMENESKIKIKTLKVDGGMVVNDLLMQFQSDILNVPVIKPKVSETTALGAAYAAGLAVNFWNGKEELKKNWNKDKEWNPNMIDEDRKNFYLNWKKAVDKSMNWID, via the coding sequence TTGAAAGAGTATGTTGGAGCTATTGATCAGGGAACTACGAGTACAAGATTTATTGTTTTTAATAAGATGGGAGAAATTGTTGGAGTTGATCAACTTGAACATGAACAAATTTATCCTGAATCTGGGTGGGTAGAACATAATCCTTTGGAAATTTGGGAAAAAACACAAAAAGTTATTGTTGGTGGTCTTTCAAATGCTGGCATTACTATGCATGATTTAGCAGCAGTTGGAATAACTAACCAGAGAGAAACTACTATTTTATGGAATAAAAAAACAGGAAAACCTTATTATAATGCTATTGTTTGGCAAGATGTTAGAACAAGAGAATTTTGTAAAACTTTAAACAGCGTAGAAAAAATAAAAAAATTAACAGGACTTCCTATAAACACTTATTTTTCTGCAAGTAAAATAAATTGGATATTAAATAATGTAAAAGGAATAAAAGAAGATATAAAAAAAGGAGAAGTTTTATTTGGGAACATAGATACTTGGATAATTTGGAATTTAACGGGTGGAGTTGATGGTGGCATTCACGTTACAGATGTTACTAATGCTTCAAGAACACTTTTAATGAATATCAATACTCTCAAATGGGATGAAGAGTTACTAAAAATATTTGATATACCAAAAAATATATTGCCTGAAATTAAAGCTTCATCTGAAATATATGGAACTTCAAGTGGATTATTAGAAGGTGTTCCTGTTTCAGGAGATTTGGGGGATCAACAAGCTGCTTTATTTGGTCAGTTATGTTTTGAAAAGGGTGATGTGAAAAATACTTATGGTACTGGCTGTTTTATGCTTTTAAATACTGGTGAAAAACCTGTTTTTAGTAATAATGGATTACTTACGACTGTTGGCTATAAATTAAAAAATGAAAAAGCTGTTTATTGTCTTGAAGGATCTGTTGCAATTGCAGGAGCTTTAGTTCAATGGCTTAGAGATAATCTTGGTATAATAAAAAAATCTTCAGATATTGAAAAATTAGCGAATAAAGTTGAAAATAATGGTGGCATTTATTTTGTTCCTGCTTTTTCTGGATTGTTTGCTCCATATTGGAGAGATGATGCAAGAGGTACTATTGTTGGAATGACGAGATATGTAAATAAAAATCATATAGCCCGTGCTTCTCTTGAAGCGACGGCTTATCAAACCAAAGATGTTTTAAATGCTATGGAAAATGAATCTAAAATTAAAATAAAAACATTAAAAGTTGATGGTGGAATGGTTGTAAATGATTTATTAATGCAATTTCAATCTGATATTTTAAATGTTCCAGTAATAAAGCCAAAAGTTTCAGAAACAACAGCTCTTGGTGCAGCTTATGCTGCAGGATTAGCTGTTAATTTTTGGAATGGAAAAGAAGAACTTAAAAAAAATTGGAATAAGGATAAAGAGTGGAATCCAAATATGATTGATGAGGATAGAAAAAATTTTTATCTCAATTGGAAAAAGGCTGTTGATAAAAGTATGAATTGGATAGATTAA
- a CDS encoding RelA/SpoT family protein produces the protein MSDILNYIKEIEDILNRNLTEKEMKKLMDAYELAEKSHEGQMRDSGEPFFEHPKAVSKILANFKMDIDTLAAGLLHDVVEDCDVPIEKIKSKFGEDVAKIVDGVTKISNLKLNERLNKKDMKSIEKIETIRKMLMAMSSDLRVIIVKLSDRLHNMRTLNFVPRKKQLIKSQETLRIYAPIAHRLGIHKIKAELENLSFYYLYPDTYTDLENKIKNKLSDREESIEEYKKYIKKELEKHKIKAKVVGRSKHLYSIWEKMIRKGKPFEEIYDFIALRVITENANQCYATLGIIHSIWPPIPGRIKDYIATPKFNGYRSLHTTVITNRGEPLEIQIRDIEMHEEAEFGLAAHWAYKQGVSPKKIKFLNNLMELHKDIAQSAFDMNDIENSLESSEIFVFTPRGEIIHLPKGATPIDFAYAIHTDVGNHFAGAKINGKIVPMTYKIQNGEIIEIIINRNFQGPSIDWLKYAKSPRTRTKIKKYYRQKNEKNLIDKGKNKFRELAKKINLSMEEMLEYLNEDTFYLKYNIKNEEDLYIKIALEDVSIKNIRKIFEPSEDKKIINPRNSQKIKKPSVIIDGVDGVESYFAKCCLPVPGDEIIGIISKRGIGIHRINCKNIRGIQEEKKVDVHWSNEETTSFNAVLNIDIFEKNTMNKVRSVIKEEKGYIEKFEIIKHGEVISTKLRIKVINIEHLIRITNKIMEINGVYTVRRA, from the coding sequence TTGTCAGATATTTTAAATTATATAAAAGAAATTGAAGATATATTAAATAGAAATTTAACTGAAAAAGAAATGAAAAAATTAATGGATGCATATGAATTGGCTGAAAAATCACATGAAGGACAAATGAGAGATTCTGGTGAACCCTTTTTTGAACATCCCAAAGCTGTATCTAAAATATTGGCTAATTTTAAAATGGATATAGATACATTAGCAGCTGGATTATTACATGATGTTGTTGAAGATTGTGATGTGCCAATAGAAAAAATAAAGTCAAAATTTGGAGAAGACGTAGCAAAAATTGTTGATGGAGTTACAAAGATAAGTAATTTAAAGTTAAATGAAAGATTAAATAAAAAAGATATGAAGTCTATTGAAAAGATTGAAACCATAAGGAAAATGCTTATGGCAATGTCTAGTGATTTAAGAGTAATTATAGTAAAATTATCTGATAGGCTTCACAATATGAGAACATTAAACTTTGTCCCAAGAAAAAAACAATTAATAAAGTCACAAGAAACATTGAGGATTTATGCACCTATTGCACACAGGCTTGGTATACATAAAATAAAAGCAGAATTAGAAAACCTTTCTTTTTATTATTTATATCCTGATACATATACAGATTTAGAAAATAAAATAAAAAATAAATTATCAGATAGAGAAGAAAGTATTGAAGAGTATAAAAAATATATAAAAAAAGAATTAGAAAAACATAAAATAAAAGCAAAGGTAGTAGGGCGATCTAAACATCTTTATAGTATTTGGGAAAAGATGATAAGAAAAGGGAAACCTTTTGAAGAAATATATGATTTTATAGCTTTAAGGGTTATTACAGAAAATGCTAATCAATGTTATGCTACTCTTGGAATAATTCATTCAATTTGGCCTCCTATACCAGGAAGAATAAAAGATTATATAGCAACTCCTAAATTTAATGGATATCGTTCATTACATACAACTGTAATTACTAATAGGGGAGAGCCGCTTGAAATTCAAATAAGAGATATTGAAATGCATGAAGAGGCAGAATTTGGATTAGCGGCTCATTGGGCATATAAGCAAGGAGTTAGTCCTAAAAAAATAAAATTTTTGAACAATCTTATGGAATTGCATAAAGATATTGCTCAATCTGCTTTTGATATGAATGATATTGAAAATAGTTTAGAATCTTCAGAAATTTTTGTTTTTACTCCAAGAGGAGAAATTATACATTTACCTAAAGGAGCAACTCCAATAGATTTTGCTTATGCTATTCATACAGATGTGGGAAATCATTTTGCTGGTGCTAAAATAAATGGAAAAATAGTTCCAATGACTTATAAAATTCAAAATGGTGAAATTATAGAAATTATTATAAATAGAAATTTTCAAGGTCCGAGTATTGATTGGTTAAAGTATGCAAAATCTCCAAGAACTCGAACAAAAATTAAAAAGTATTATAGACAAAAAAATGAAAAAAATTTAATAGATAAAGGTAAAAACAAATTTAGAGAATTAGCAAAAAAAATAAATCTATCTATGGAAGAAATGTTGGAATATTTAAATGAAGATACATTTTATTTAAAGTATAATATAAAAAATGAAGAAGATTTATATATAAAAATAGCTTTAGAAGATGTGAGCATAAAAAATATTAGAAAAATATTTGAACCATCAGAAGATAAAAAAATTATTAATCCAAGAAATTCACAAAAAATAAAAAAACCTTCTGTAATAATAGATGGTGTTGATGGTGTAGAAAGTTATTTTGCTAAATGTTGTTTACCTGTTCCGGGTGATGAAATTATTGGAATAATAAGTAAAAGAGGAATTGGAATTCATAGGATAAATTGTAAAAATATTAGAGGAATACAAGAAGAAAAAAAAGTTGATGTTCATTGGAGTAATGAAGAAACGACATCTTTTAATGCTGTTTTAAATATAGATATTTTTGAGAAAAATACAATGAATAAAGTTAGAAGTGTTATTAAAGAAGAAAAAGGATATATTGAAAAATTTGAAATAATTAAACATGGAGAAGTTATAAGTACTAAACTAAGAATTAAGGTAATAAATATAGAACATCTTATAAGAATAACAAATAAAATTATGGAAATAAATGGAGTATATACTGTTAGGAGGGCTTAA